From Hirundo rustica isolate bHirRus1 chromosome 1, bHirRus1.pri.v3, whole genome shotgun sequence, a single genomic window includes:
- the SGO1 gene encoding shugoshin 1: MAEYSRKSFKDSLSDIKQRMREKRTQKWLRLGKTSQFSTVKAKRATNNSNKMKIIQANNRDLALSLQEQKLKLREAEATILQLRKDYHILKAQMFDLQRNLRFQQEQGHVENRLSALSEIISKVSQNLLDSVTLLGPAKNLCSIDTNQRVLSSGLGNSCSVTGPTYSIGPLKCALEDGPVLPSGMEAGGDRNSLSKICVESDSDISFTKIIPSEGQPSDFHLNNTEPELEKVSSSVKFGFGSMLPKSVSTRRHFSKMRNVDVVCTSILEHLEAPDSVKELSEQSEIRLEESLETCATGNTNAAIPHLNESKVDSELVLRQKNSETTQFKLKCNSDLKQPECKSRENPQRGKEKRQKGKLEWPLNSQQRPGKLGKEASKEKMNFVGGISDAYDFHLEESVHLTPFRQNKVNNSDTEVEDEEDSAETNTIESSSTAGDSDDSLYEPYKSKSKKRQSSVDESPMSPIHPRPRSKRCLAQREQKLCCEEETENNKSSDKSIRQPSEPSRGHLCDVTNTAAVLPSTGDAEIVPEGEGLQSPKRKRRSCSVTVNYKEPSIVGKLRRGDPFTDTKFLCSPIFKQKKDAKQGSHKKDSMKKYKEKSVSCS; this comes from the exons ATGGCAGAATACTCGAGGAAGTCCTTCAAAGACAGTCTGAGTGATATAAAACAACgtatgagagagaaaagaactCAGAAATGGTTACGGCTAGGTAAAACAAGCCAGTTCTCCACCGTAAAAGCCAAAAGAGCAA CCAACAACTCCAACAAAATGAAGATCATTCAAGCGAACAACAGAGATCTGGCTCTGTCCTTGCAAGAACAAAAGCTCAAACTGAGGGAAGCTGAAGCTACCATTCTTCAGCTAAGGAAAGACTATCACATTTTGAAGGCTCAGATGTTTGACTTGCAAAGAAATCTTAGGTTCCAGCAAGAACAAGGACATGTGGAG AATCGACTGTCAGCCTTGAGTGAGATAATTTCCAAAGTCTCTCAGAATCTACTGGACTCGGTCACTCTCCTTGGCCCAGCAAAGAATTTGTGTTCCATAGACACG AATCAAAGAGTGCTTTCATCAGGTCTTGGAAACAGTTGCAGTGTCACAGGACCAACATATTCAAT AGGACCTCTAAAATGTGCTCTTGAAGATGGTCCTGTACTTCCAAGTGGGATGGAAGCTGGTGGTGACAGAAATTCTTTGTCAAAGATCTGTGTGGAATCTGACAGTGACATTTCCTTTACCAAAATAATTCCAAGTGAAG GACAGCCATCTGATTTTCATCTGAACAACACCGAGCCAGAGCTGGAAAAAGTTTCTTCAAGTGTAAAGTTTGGATTTGGTAGCATGTTACCAAAAAGTGTGTCCACCAGACGTCACTTTTCAAAGATGAGGAACGTTGATGTAGTTTGTACTAGTATCTTGGAACATTTAGAAGCACCTGATTCAGTAAAAGAACTTTCTGAACAGAGTGAAATTAGGCTTGAGGAAAGTCTAGAGACGTGTGCTACAGGAAACACAAATGCAGCTATTCCTCATTTGAATGAAAGCAAGGTTGATTCAGAGCTGGTGTTGAGgcagaaaaattctgaaacTACACAgttcaaattaaaatgtaattctgaTCTTAAACAACCAGAGtgtaaaagcagagaaaacccTCAACGAGGGAAAGAAAAGCgccagaaaggaaaactggaaTGGCCACTTAATTCCCAACAAAGGCCAGGAAAACTGGGTAAAGAGGCTTCTAAAGAAAAGATGAATTTCGTGGGTGGCATCAGTGACGCTTATGACTTTCATTTGGAAGAGAGTGTCCATCTTACACCTTTTCGACAAAACAAGGTGAACAACAGCGATACTGAAGTGGAGGATGAAGAAGACTCAGCTGAAACCAATACCATTGAGTCAAGCAGTACTGCAGGGGACTCAGATGACAGCCTCTATGAGCCTTACAAGAGTAAAtcaaagaaaaggcaaagctcAGTGGATGAGAGCCCTATGTCACCAATCCATCCAAGGCCAAGGTCTAAAAGATGTTTGGCACAGCGTGAGCAGAAGCTCTGTTGTGAAGAAGAGACTGAAAACAACAAATCAAGTGATAAGTCTATTA GGCAGCCTTCTGAGCCATCTCGTGGGCATCTCTGTGATGTTACCAATACAGCTGCAGTgctccccagcactggggaTGCAGAAATTGTCCCCGAAGGTGAAGGACTTCAGTCTCCAAAACGCAAGCGGCGAAGCTGTTCTGTGACTGTGAACTACAAAGAACCCAGTATTGTAGG GAAACTCAGGAGAGGAGATCCGTTTACAGATACAAAGTTCCTGTGTTCTCCAattttcaagcagaaaaaagaTGCTAAACAAGGTTCTCATAAGAAAGATTCTATGAAAAAATACAAGGAGAAATCAGTTAGCTGTTCTTGA